A region of Argentina anserina chromosome 5, drPotAnse1.1, whole genome shotgun sequence DNA encodes the following proteins:
- the LOC126794661 gene encoding protein TORNADO 2, protein MALSNNVIAAINFVAMLLSIPIIGAGIWLATEPDNSCVKILQWPVIILGILFLVVAIAGFVGAFWRIPWLLVSYLIAMLILIVLLACLVVFIYMVTMRGAGHLEPSRSYLEYHLDDYSGWLRRRVRAPFKWDRIRGCLSSTNMCAELSQNYRMAQDFFNAHLTPLQSGCCKPPTQCGYTFVNLTYWISPINNAADMDCLQWNNDQTQLCFNCDSCKAGLLANLKIEWRRTDIILLITLVALISVYLIGCCAFRNAKTEDLFRKYKQGYT, encoded by the exons ATGGCACTTAGCAACAATGTCATTGCGGCCATCAACTTCGTTGCAATGCTCCTCTCCATCCCAATCATCGGTGCCGGAATCTGGCTCGCCACCGAGCCCGACAACTCTTGTGTAAAGATTCTGCAATGGCCTGTCATAATATTGGGCATCTTGTTCCTGGTTGTGGCCATTGCTGGCTTTGTAGGGGCGTTTTGGAGGATCCCATGGCTCCTTGTCTCTTACCTCATCGCCATGCTCATCCTCATTGTCTTGCTTGCTTGTTTGGTGGTTTTCATCTACATGGTTACCATGAGAGGCGCCGGCCACCTCGAGCCGAGCCGGTCTTACTTGGAGTATCATCTTGATGACTACTCCGGTTGGCTTCGCCGGAGAGTTCGAGCCCCTTTTAAGTGGGATCGCATCAGAGGTTGTCTTAGCTCAACAAACATGTGTGCTGAGTTGAGCCAGAATTATCGCATGGCTCAGGATTTCTTTAACGCACACCTTACCCCCTTGCAG TCAGGATGCTGCAAACCACCAACTCAATGTGGCTACACCTTCGTGAACCTGACGTATTGGATTAGTCCGATTAACAACGCCGCGGACATGGATTGCTTGCAGTGGAACAATGACCAGACACAGCTTTGCTTCAACTGCGATTCCTGCAAAGCTGGATTGCTTGCCAATCTGAAGATCGAATGGAGAAGAACCGACATCATATTGCTCATTACACTAGTTGCTCTCATTTCGGTTTATTTGATAGGGTGCTGTGCTTTTAGGAATGCcaaaactgaggatcttttcCGCAAATACAAACAAGGCTATACCTAA